The region gacTGTCATCCCGGGCTCGAAGGGGTTCGCGTCCTCAGAGATGTCTGCCAAATAAAGcgtaactctcaactttcaggccGTGCATTTACTTCCATCAACAGGCCCAATTCTTATGACCTCCTATGACTTAGTTGCCGCCTGATAGTCCCTATCTCCAAAACCGTCACATTGGGGGTTATGGCTTCAAAGTGTGAATTTTTAGGGGAAGGTGGGGACACAACTTAGTCCATAGCAGTAATCATTTAAAGATTCAAGATATCAGAAACTCGTATCTTTGGGGCTATTATTCAGCCTCTCATGGATTTGTTTCTCGCGATGCAACTATGTGTCCATTACACAGTTTGCTTTGGGAAGGAGACGGCCTCTCAGTTTGGTcatgaagaagaaataacaaaatgGCCGTGTTTAGGCTAACTGATTCCTGGCCTTATACTTGCTGCTTGCTTTTAAAACAGTCAGCAAATCCGACAGACCAGacactgcccccagccccaggcccattgTTACGATTAGGGTTAGAGCCAAAGttattaattttcctgtttgttttatgTTACATTGGCAATTGAAATTTACCATCATGTTTGTATTCTGAATCATTCCCCTAGGAAGGGAGTTACCAGATGACAACCTCAGGAGAAGGACCAGACCTTCTGAAGTCCCTCCTGGTGCCTAATGAGTCTGATCAGATAAAGAAGGTCATGAGCTGATGACCCTCCAGACCACTGGACAGTCCCATGATGCTGGACAGACTCGCCAAGATTCAGGAGGAAGCTTCCCCAGAGTATCTTGTTAATTGATACCCCCTTTTACTCTCCAATTTGTTCACTATCTAATCTCTAAGCCCCAACCCTAAGACaagttcacagttttgaaggtaCTAGCCTGCTCTGAGTCCCATTTGCCCGGCAAAggaataaagctgcctcttttcttctaagctccacgACCCGGTCTCTGAATTCTTTGGCTAGTcagggacgggggccgatctttcggcaacagtCACTGAAAGACACCAGTTAATGAAAGCGTCTCCATCCATAGCTGCACCTGCCGGAAAATGAAGCCTCCTCAGTCTGCATCTCAGTCTGGCAGGAGAAGAGACAGCTGGCACGCTGTACACGTGCTTCCACCCACCTTGAAATGACACTTGTCTGTTTTCCCTAAGTCCATCCTCTGGAACTAGTGAATGTCTCCGCTGGGCTGCAACGGGGTAGTCACATGTGGGGAAAGCCGGTGGAATGTTTGAGCACTAATATATTTGCAAAACAAGATATCAATTTttgataaataagaaaatagtgATATTTAACCTTAGGGAACACCTGATATGCGCTAGAAATTGTGCTCCCCTTTGTATAGGTGTTATCTGATAATCTTCCTGACGATTTTATGAGGATTACATAAAGTTATCtctctttacagatgagaaactgaagtTCGGAGGAGTTAAATAATTTGCTTGAAGTTGGGGCTAAGCCATCACCGTGCATAGAACAATTTTGCAGCCACTAAACTTGCCGCACTGAACGCCGTGTGTTATCTCCTTGGGAGTGTGGATTCAGAGGCAAAAGTACAGACAAAAGAATGAATCTAtttcatttgttgaaaaaaagttCCTAGGCCAGCACCGGTGGTAAAGGCAAAtggggtttttaaaaatgattttctgaGAAGATTTgtgaaagagaaagtaaagatatgagataagaataaaattttaaaaacatagaaaCATCAAGTCCTGGGAAAGATGTGAAACAATTGGAATGCATTGCAGGTGAGAAACAAATAGTAGAGCAAATTCAGATAACAGTTTGATGTTCTTTTTCAATTAAGCATGTATTTACATTATGGCCAAGCAATCTTTCTCACAGGTATTTACTCAAATGAAATCAAAACCTAtgtttacaggggaaaaaaaaaaacccaaacttttAGACATATGTTTAgatcagctttattcataatcaccaaacaCTAGAACTAACAAAATGTCCTTTAACtgagaaatagataaacaatctGTAATGTCAACAAAATGGAATACTGCTAAAAAAGTTATATACCCAAAACAGTtaagtggtttccaggggcagtGTGCAGGACTAGGAGTGGACGACAAAGATCCCCAGAGTTTGTTTGTGTGATGGAAGTGctctatatcttgattgtggtagtcaTTACACGACCATATATATTTAACCAAATTATTAAGATAATACACCAAAAGTGTGGCTCTTAcagctttaaaattatatatttagagaataaaaaagaaagaacaaggagTAATACCGAACTGTACATGCACAGTCATATATGCTACCAGGTTCCCATGGCAGTTTAATTGCTTCTTCCCTGGGAAGGAGGGATGAGGAGCTGGAGATGCTCTCATGGGAAGCGGGGAGATCCTCTGGGAGCTCCATGTCTCTATAATTCATTCCTGCTTCCCACGCATTAGCCTCTGAAATACCAACAACACTCCACATGGCATCATCTTAGAAGCACCTGACTGCATGCTGGGCCCTCTGATCATCACATAGTCATCTGATTGTTAATAGTTGTTGTTACACAAAGGCCTTCTCCCTGCCTGAGGAATTGCTGTGAACCTACAACCATAGCCAAGGAAATCATcccaagataaaaattattttgagtgaCTTTAAAGAGGTTACCCTTTAAAGTTTGAGTTTTTTGAGTTTTTAACAGACCTTCCCTTATTTGCTATTTACAGACACAGTTCTGCAAATTATATGGAGaagtaattttacaatgtttaTTTTACAGACTAGGAGAAGGTAAGGGACTCCTCGAAGGTCACAGCAAAGGCACAGCAAGAATTCTGGTGGATTTCGGACGAACCTAGGTTCCTGGGTTCTTGTTAGTGTTTTGTTCTCTCCATCTTTCCTTGTCTTAAAGCACTTGGAGCCTTTTGACCACTCCCTAAAATATAGCTTCTCTGTCATTATTGATGCATTATTTCATGGCTGAATTTCTGACTTCACATTCACTCTTCAGGATTGACTATCCCTTCTCCTCAAGGAGCTAGGTAAGctattctgttccacacacactaTCAGTGAAAAGTGATACACAAGTGGGACACAAAGCAAGTCTCAACAAAGCTAAGAATATTAGAATCATATCAAGCGTCTTTTCCTACCACAATAATATGAAACTAGAAAATCAACTAGAAGAAGAAAGTGGGAAAAATCACAGACActgtggagactaaacaacatgccaTTGAAGAACTATTGAgttaatgaagaaatcaaaggggaaaaatttttaaaaaataccctgaagacaaatgaaaatgaaaatgcaacataTCAAAATATATGAGACGCAGCCAAAGTGGtactaagaggaaagtttatagcaatacaggcatACGTCaagaaataagggaaaaaaaacctcaaataaacaTCAGCACGTTaacaaaaatgaaagataaaattcaCACAGTAATCTCAGTAGATGTGGGAAAAGCACTTGACAAGGTTCAATTttgatttatgacaaaaactctcaataaaatgGCTATAAAAGGGATgcacttcaacataataaaggccatatatggcaAACCCATAATGctcaaaggtttaaaaaaaaagaagaaagaaagctctctctctctctaaggtCAGGAACAGGACAAAAATGCTCACTCTTGCCACTCGtgttcaatatagtattggaaatcccaGTCAGAGCAATTCAGCAAGGGAAAAAattcatccaaattggaaaggaagcagTAAATCCATAACTGCAGATGACGTGATTTTATGTATGTAAAACGCTAAagaccccaccaaaaaaaacgaTTAGAAATAGTAAACAAACACAATAAAGTTGCAAAGTAGaaaatcaacatgcaaaaacctgttgtgtttctacacactaacagcagATCATCCGAAggagaatttaagaaaacaatccatTCATAAccccaataacaacaacaaacctTACCCAAGAATCAATTTAACCAATAAAATATGCCAACAAAATAAGCACATAGTTTCATTAAGAGTTTATCACTTTTTCTCAAATTAGGCCTCTTAGAGCAGTTATTCAACTAAAGGAAAAAGTACTATTGgatataaatttgtattttaataccCTAACTCAATATTTACCTTACTTTTATTGAGAAGTGACATTCTCCATCTTCCTCCTGCTAATTTTCTGCTCCCGCATGTGTGTGCCTGGAGGGTACGTGCATGCACTTCTGTTCATGGGCTTGTTGGTTACCCTGCTTTACCTGCATGTGTGTAGTGCATCTGGTAGACAGAATGCATgtagaaaaaatgaacaaataaattactcatactaaattttttttagcattttttattgatttataatcattttacaatgttgtgtccaattccagtgttcagcacaatttttcagtcattcatggacatatacacactcattgtcacatttttttctctgtgagttgtcataacattttgtgtatatttccctgtgctatacagtgtaatcttgtttatctattctacaattttgaaatcccagtctatcccttcccaccctctacccccctggtaaccacaagtctgtattctctgtccatgagtctatttctgtcctgtatttacactttgtttttgtttgtttgtttttttagattccacatatgagcgatctcatatggtatttttctttctctttctggcttacttcacttagaatgacattctccaggagcatccatgttgctgcaaacggcattatgttgtcggtttttatggctgagtagtattccattgtataaatataccacatctcctttatccagtcacctgttgatggacatttaggctgtttccatgttttggctattgtaaatagtgctgctatgaacactggggtgcaggtgtcatcctgaagtagatttccttctggatacaagcccaggagtgggattcctgggtcatatggtaagtctattcctagtcttttgaggaatctccacactgttttccacagtggctgcaccaaactgcattcccaccagcagtgtaggagggttcccctttctccacagcctctccagcatttgtcatttgtggatttttgaactACTCATACTAAATTTTTGACAAGCAGAACCAAAACATTTTATGCTTCTTATTAGCCATCTTCATTAGAAGATGGTATTCGATTTCTGAACGTAATGTCTCCGTATGATAGATGGTAGACTTCAGAAAAATTAAAGGTATCATTCAGGACTTTAACTTCAATATGTGACTTAAATTGTGACTCAGTGCGTGGAGAAGGTCTGAGAGGAGTAAAGCTAGGTAACTATGCATCCTAAAATGTTAAAATCACAGtcctagtgacaattttgcctcctTAACCACCTTCTTGAAAGCACTCTTGACTTCCTTGTTCCTTAGACTATATACCAAAGGGTTCAGCATGGGGATGACCATAGTGTAAAACACAGATGCAATTTTGTCTGTGTCCATGGAATGGCTAGAGCTGGGTTGTAAGTACATGGCGATAATTGTACCATAGAAGATGGAGACTGCAGTGAGGTGGGAGGCACAAGTAGATAAAGCCTTCTGGTATCCTGCAGAGGAGGGCATCTTTAGGATGGTGATAAATATGAATATGTAAGATATTAAGATAATCAGGAGAGCTAAAAAGACATTGAAGCTGGCTACATAAACGAGAATCATCTCGCTAATATACCTATCAGAGCAAGAGAGAACCATGACAGCTGGAACATCACAGAAAAAGTGATGGATCACATTGGACCTACAGAAGGAGAGACTGAATGTGACTCCAATGTGGATGCAGGCATTCAGGAAACCACAGACATAGGAGCCTGTGGCCAGACAAATACACAGACTGGTTGTCATAGTGGTGGTGTAATATAAGGGTTTACA is a window of Vicugna pacos chromosome 10, VicPac4, whole genome shotgun sequence DNA encoding:
- the LOC102534208 gene encoding olfactory receptor 5B3-like, whose translation is MENMTEVTQFILLGMTNVVKLQVPLLIIFILIYLINVAGNLGMILLVLLVAHLHSPMYFFLSNLSLVDFCYSSAVIPTVMAGLLKGEKIISYNACAAQMFFFAAFATMENFLLASMAYDRYAAVCKPLYYTTTMTTSLCICLATGSYVCGFLNACIHIGVTFSLSFCRSNVIHHFFCDVPAVMVLSCSDRYISEMILVYVASFNVFLALLIILISYIFIFITILKMPSSAGYQKALSTCASHLTAVSIFYGTIIAMYLQPSSSHSMDTDKIASVFYTMVIPMLNPLVYSLRNKEVKSAFKKVVKEAKLSLGL